In Clostridium sp. DL-VIII, the following proteins share a genomic window:
- a CDS encoding helix-turn-helix domain-containing protein — MTDQQGNKIIYYKDECHIIDALEIIGGKWRLPILFVIYRTKSIRYNELKRNLPGITNIMLTRSLQSLEEHGLVKRKEFNKIPPHVEYSLTDICKYLEPAYESLNELGKKLSEQPPDKI, encoded by the coding sequence ATGACAGATCAACAAGGAAACAAGATAATTTATTACAAAGACGAATGTCACATTATTGACGCTCTTGAAATCATTGGTGGAAAGTGGAGACTGCCTATCTTGTTCGTTATATACCGTACAAAAAGCATTAGATATAATGAACTTAAGCGAAATCTACCTGGAATAACTAATATTATGCTGACCCGTTCCTTGCAGTCTTTGGAAGAACATGGTCTTGTGAAAAGAAAGGAATTTAATAAAATTCCTCCTCATGTGGAATATTCTTTGACGGATATTTGTAAATATTTAGAGCCTGCTTACGAATCTTTAAATGAGCTGGGTAAAAAATTGTCAGAGCAACCTCCTGATAAGATATAG